From Candidatus Methylomirabilis sp., the proteins below share one genomic window:
- a CDS encoding permease: protein MRSGTGTRRVDWASLILLLVAAGLLAVALSRGLRTVAAAADASWELVVGVLPRLLLGFGIAGLLQVLVPAEAVVRWLGAEAGWRGILVGWVAGALAPGGPFVSFPILAALSKAGAGLPALITFLSSWSMLGVNRILVWEIPMMGGRFVAARVLLSLLVPPALGFAARVVWPR, encoded by the coding sequence GTGAGGAGCGGGACGGGGACACGGCGCGTGGACTGGGCGAGCCTGATCCTCCTGCTGGTGGCCGCAGGGCTGCTGGCCGTGGCGCTGAGCCGCGGGCTCCGGACGGTCGCGGCCGCGGCCGACGCCTCCTGGGAGCTGGTGGTGGGCGTCCTCCCTCGCCTGCTCCTGGGGTTCGGGATTGCCGGCCTCCTGCAGGTCCTGGTGCCGGCGGAGGCGGTGGTCCGCTGGCTGGGGGCGGAGGCGGGGTGGCGGGGCATCCTGGTCGGGTGGGTGGCGGGGGCGCTTGCCCCCGGGGGTCCCTTCGTCTCCTTTCCCATCCTGGCTGCCCTCTCGAAGGCCGGGGCGGGGCTTCCGGCCCTGATCACCTTCCTGAGCTCCTGGTCCATGCTGGGCGTCAACCGGATCCTCGTGTGGGAGATCCCGATGATGGGAGGCCGGTTCGTGGCGGCGCGCGTGCTCCTGTCGCTGCTCGTGCCGCCGGCCCTGGGCTTCGCCGCCCGGGTCGTCTGGCCCCGCTAA